From Paenibacillus sp. V4I7, one genomic window encodes:
- a CDS encoding YuzB family protein, which translates to MRPIIEFCASNMHHGTDKVMKALEQNPDFDVMEYGCLGNCGQCYMEPYALVNGEIIAAESADALHERILDRIKEIEAMYELLGD; encoded by the coding sequence ATGAGACCAATCATTGAGTTTTGTGCCAGTAATATGCACCATGGAACCGATAAAGTCATGAAAGCTTTGGAACAAAACCCTGACTTCGACGTCATGGAATACGGCTGTCTAGGCAATTGCGGGCAGTGCTACATGGAACCTTATGCGCTTGTGAATGGCGAAATCATTGCAGCTGAAAGTGCCGATGCTCTTCACGAGCGCATTTTAGACCGTATAAAAGAAATTGAAGCGATGTACGAACTTCTCGGAGATTGA